The following proteins come from a genomic window of Plectropomus leopardus isolate mb chromosome 11, YSFRI_Pleo_2.0, whole genome shotgun sequence:
- the tsnaxip1 gene encoding translin-associated factor X-interacting protein 1 translates to MHLESYMNKELHTISSHEPNFLELKLQVYRDVFSCFIREFKTYQPLLSAIKKEYENTLAYQQDQIRELEPLRSHLRLVTEECDRKIQARWAEEQTEIGALKREKQQLQRDIEAMREKEKAMQAVVDHLQSELSNQYLQYREERDARKLLIWQLNDLRRGSVKEEHPADENTEESKDPVELQLALKVCRKDLTKAQEDLNRMKADYWDVVPRRNWDTLEQTHKQSLLQLKTLQGEFDQLKSEYDSLMKQRRRGSMKTHDPHDPSTVQRDESVSQGQNQTLSSHLKEPIVSDAPESSTPTVQEIRAALRTAVPLKSDEEIDELVAPTQREPDSSNDTVSSQRLHSLPAESSVALLPPVFEESKENSASTHLPASD, encoded by the exons ATGCACCTGGAGAGCTACATGAACAAGGAGCTGCATACTATCAGCTCCCATGAGCCGAACTTTCTGGAACTAAAACTacag GTCTACCGTGATGTCTTCAGTTGTTTCATCAGAGAGTTCAAAACCTACCAACCTCTTCTTTCTGCCATCAAAAAGGAATATGAAAACACTTTAG CATATCAGCAGGATCAAATCCGAGAGCTGGAACCACTGCGATCCCATCTGAGGCTGGTAACAGAGGAATGTGACAGGAAGATTCAAGCTCGCTGGGCAGAGGAGCAGACTGAGATTGGAGCCTTGAAAAGGGAGAAGCAGCAACTGCAAAGGGACATTGAGGCCatgagggagaaagaaaaggccATGCAGGCTGTG GTGGATCATCTGCAGTCTGAACTCTCCAACCAGTATCTGCAGTATCGAGAGGAGCGTGATGCCCGCAAGTTGCTGATCTGGCAGCTTAATGACCTAAGAAGAGGATCTGTGAAGGAGGAGCATCCTGCAGATGAAAATACAG AAGAGTCTAAGGACCCTGTGGAGCTGCAGCTCGCTCTGAAGGTGTGTCGCAAGGACCTTACTAAAGCCCAGGAGGACCTTAACAGGATGAAGGCAGACTACTGGGATGTCGTGCCAAGACGCAACTGGGACACTCtggaacaaacacacaaacaaagcctTCTGCAG TTGAAGACACTGCAGGGTGAATTTGATCAGTTGAAGAGTGAGTATGATTCCCTGATGAAGCAGCGCAGAAGAGGCAGTATGAAGACACATGACCCACATGACCCCAGCACTGTGCAG aGGGATGAGAGTGTGTCCCAAGGGCAAAACCAGACTCTGTCCAGCCACCTTAAAGAGCCAATCGTCTCTGATGCCCCTGAGAGCAGCACACCCACTGTCCAGGAGATCAG GGCGGCCCTGAGGACAGCAGTCCCTCTGAAGTCAGATGAGGAAATAGATGAACTTGTGGCCCCGACTCAAAGAGAACCAGACAGCAGCAATGACACCGTCTCCTCTCAGAGACTCCACAGCCTG CCGGCAGAATCAAGTGTGGCCCTTTTACCTCCAGTTTTTGAAGaatcaaaagaaaattctgCATCAACTCACCTTCCAGCCAGTGACTGA
- the nutf2 gene encoding nuclear transport factor 2 — translation MVDKPVWEHIGSSFVQHYYQMFDSNREQLGSIYIDSSCLTWEGQQFQGKTAIVDKLASLPFSKIGHNITAQDHQPTPDCCILSMVVGQLKADDDPIMGFHQSFLLKNINDAWVCTNDMFRLALHNFG, via the exons ATGGTGGACAAGCCTGTGTGGGAGCACATAGGATCCAGCTTTGTGCAGCACTATTACCAGATGTTTGACAGTAACAGAGAACAACTCGGATCCATATAT ATTGATTCATCATGCCTCACATGGGAAGGACAGCAGTTCCAGGGAAAAACAGCAATTGTTGACAAACTCGCT AGTCTACCCTTTAGTAAAATAGGGCATAATATAACGGCGCAGGACCACCAGCCAACTCCAGACTGCTGCATCTTGAGTATGGTTGTAGGACAGCTAAAA GCAGATGACGACCCCATCATGGGTTTCCATCAGAGTTTCCTCCTGAAGAACATTAACGATGCTTGGGTGTGCACCAATGACATGTTCAGGCTGGCCCTTCACAATTTTGGCTAA